One part of the Aspergillus luchuensis IFO 4308 DNA, chromosome 5, nearly complete sequence genome encodes these proteins:
- a CDS encoding uncharacterized protein (COG:S;~EggNog:ENOG410Q2ZJ), producing the protein MPLSAIWTRRTANDAASSIYSREPEVAPVPPLSIPRKGRTPTDSPARHDLPEINLIDHQIALARETTMALETTRVRLQNAKKNGPSSLRDTLEEKWRQWKRQKDENRFFRTCLEIFDDLAAVAVEVSDDLILQQEFEPEVSPVGNRHILLDMRKLQEALADSHGKEARAREEWDRRLNLPDIRTTLPQWI; encoded by the coding sequence ATGCCGCTGTCTGCAATCTGGACGAGAAGAACAGCCAACGATGCAGCATCGAGCATCTACAGTCGAGAACCTGAAGTCGCCCCGGTTCCTCCGCTCTCCATCCCGCGCAAGGGGAGGACACCGACCGATTCTCCTGCAAGGCATGATCTCCCGGAGATCAATCTGATCGACCATCAAATTGCGCTGGCCCGGGAAACAACCATGGCCCTGGAAACGACCCGTGTGCGGCTTCAAAATGCCAAAAAGAACGGTCCAAGTTCGTTGCGAGACACTTTGGAAGAGAAGTGGCGACAATGGAAGCGCCAAAAAGATGAGAACCGGTTCTTCCGCACATGCCTCGAAATCTTCGACGACCTCGCGGCCGTGGCAGTCGAGGTGTCCGATGATCTGATCCTGCAGCAGGAGTTTGAACCCGAAGTCAGTCCGGTGGGAAACCGACACATCCTCCTGGACATGCGCAAGCTACAAGAGGCCCTGGCTGACTCGCACGGGAAGGAAGCTcgagccagagaagaatgggacCGTCGCCTGAACCTTCCCGATATCCGTACCACACTACCGCAGTGGATATGA
- a CDS encoding HNH endonuclease signature motif containing protein (COG:S;~EggNog:ENOG410PV9A;~InterPro:IPR003615;~PFAM:PF13391): MAQHRHQSSLESVLDFSPTLLLTPQQKQKAHALLHLFIQDYGLSQTVQRGYRPAKLILEMFDRVISKDAFIRLFFLYIYESLKATGETADNDMATALSYLDSFAEDGSMDPSKSMRIKSALESFAEYIVDNFLLPLRASSVKTPQATPTALSLTQTPTQVGTRQRVSALRKACLVRDHHRCVISRKFDIVEARKRSAEDRDNCKDDDGNLLSSEARGGFQYLEVAHILPHSLTTVAQGESELSESKTNVFRILDMFDPGLSHRLDGANIDRPVNALTLTLEYHRLFGEFQIYFEPTGRPHEYKIESLEDSPFLRDPLFPVTRTLSLSPNRTIDPPDSRLLRVHCAIAHIMKLSGAAEHIESVLRDMEEVDVKADGSTNLGYMMGLRLNGWVNTLSVF, encoded by the exons ATGGCCCAGCATCGACATCAGTCATCCTTAGAATCTGTGTTGGATTTCTCTCCTACACTTCTCTTAACACctcaacaaaaacaaaaggCTCATGCACTCCTGCATCTCTTCATTCAGGATTATGGCCTCAGCCAAACCGTACAGAGGGGTTACAGACCCGCAAAACTCATTTTGGAGATGTTTGACCGGGTAATTTCCAAAGACGCCTTTATAAGactcttctttttatatatttatgagAGCCTTAAAGCTACCGGTGAAACTGCTGATAACGATATGGCTACTGCCCTGTCTTACCTTGACTCCTTCGCTGAAGACGGAAGTATGGATCCAAGCAAATCGATGCGTATAAAGAGCGCTCTTGAAAGTTTTGCTGAGTATATCGTCGACaatttccttctcccac TTAGGGCTTCATCAGTTAAAACACCACAAGCAACACCTACAGCATTGTCCTTGACTCAGACACCTACACAAGTGGGCACAAGACAGCGTGTCTCTGCCTTACGGAAAGCCTGCCTTGTACGTGATCACCATCGGTGCGTGATATCCCGCAAGTTTGATATCGTCGAAGCCAGGAAGCGCAGCGCAGAGGATAGGGATAACTGTAAAGACGACGATGGAAATCTACTGAGCAGTGAAGCACGGGGCGGATTCCAGTATCTGGAAGTTGCGCACATCCTCCCACACAGCTTGACAACAGTGGCACAGGGAGAGTCAGAGCTG AGCGAGTCAAAAACGAATGTGTTCCGTATACTTGATATGTTTGACCCTGGGCTCAGTCACCGTCTTGATGGAGCGAATATCGATAGACCTGTTAATGCTCTTACGCTGACGCTTGAATATCATCGACTATTTGGTGAATTTCAAATCTATTTCGAACCCACAGGGAGACCACATGAGTATAAGATTGAATCTCTTGAAGACAGTCCCTTCCTGCGCGATCCGTTATTTCCCGTCACTCGTACTCTGAGCCTTAGTCCCAACCGAACAATCGATCCACCAGACTCCAGACTTCTCCGTGTCCACTGTGCCATTGCACATATTATGAAACTCAGCGGGGCAGCAGAACATATCGAGAGTGTCCTTCGGGACATGGAAGAGGTGGACGTTAAAGCTGATGGCTCAACAAATTTAGGTTATATGATGGGTTTACGACTCAACGGTTGGGTAAACACTTTGTCAGTGTTTTAA
- a CDS encoding uncharacterized protein (COG:S;~EggNog:ENOG410PKVH;~SECRETED:SignalP(1-17)) — MTLLIFVLGLLLGGISCLEGMTFSPCSDDYPSQVQYLGPWEETPSHAPTPGYYGRERSPSVFSISSDHVLEGRSSPSYQHPSNQLGFQDDEPGNGRTNDRRSSGCLVYVIEWKVTLNNRLLKRDTEQDLVLKPHTYWGKIKEDAEKAVRRKIKRHQRFRPDDTEIIVSVNDRSQNDLIKTFDNTNIDWTVIEKQLLMWGRLSRVPGKRVRLRISINYIVDSDDYPSRNFEKRGPTSVTKGMLTERDARIDAEDVSGQHTVWRDVYKKMRCPGPPCRHDGQYCWQDPLGKKHYKLKTHHLRSLVKFVENGGELETHEDVPDDIRQQLYGEEEQRLEKQKKGGQNAQGGTMWPPININVLPSQSSHPSQMYSNASPSVTCGPIDIPGPLDTAIDEYTAWQKSRVSRDSFKEQMDIARNVALENCLDLRQIHKDQDSGFFVSQGVKVGAARRFVSEIRSWLEERGNRRDSEDSLD; from the exons ATGACTTTGCTCATCTTCGTATTGGGCCT GCTCCTCGGTGGCATTTCTTGCCTCGAGGGTATGACGTTCAGTCCTTGTAGTGATGACTACCCCTCTCAGGTCCAATACCTCGGCCCATGGGAAGAAACGCCGTCGCATGCCCCCACCCCTGGTTATTACGGTCGTGAACGCTCGCCATCCGTGTTTAGCATTTCATCGGACCATGTACTTGAGGGGCGTTCTTCCCCCTCATAccaacatccatccaatcaacTAGGTTTCCAAGATGATGAACCAGGAAACGGAAGAACAAACGACCGACGATCTTCAGGCTGCCTTGTCTACGTAATCGAATGGAAGGTGACTCTGAATAACCGCCTATTGAAGAGAGATACGGAGCAGGACTTAGTTCTGAAGCCCCACACATACTGGGGAAAGATAAAGGAAGATGCTGAAAAGGCTGTCCGCCGGAAAATCAAACGCCACCAGCGATTCAGGCCAGACGATACTGAGATCATCGTATCTGTGAATGACCGCAGTCAAAATGATCTGATTAAAACCTTCGACAACACTAACATTGATTGGACAGTCATAGAAAAGCAGCTCCTAATGTGGGGTAGACTTTCACGTGTACCTGGTAAAAGGGTGCGCCTTCGTATCTCCATTAACTATATTGTAGACAGTGATGATTATCCATCGAGAAACTTCGAAAAAAGAGGCCCAACATCGGTGACGAAAGGAATGCTTACTGAGAGAGACGCTCGAATTGACGCAGAGGACGTGTCAGGGCAACACACAGTCTGGAGGGATGTGTACAAGAAAATGCGTTGTCCAGGCCCACCCTgtcgccatgatggccagTATTGCTGGCAAGACCCTTTGGGAAAAAAGCATTACAAATTGAAAACCCATCATCTGAGGAGTCTGGTCAAGTTCGTCGAGAATGGTGGCGAATTAGAGACACACGAAGACGTTCCAGACGATATTCGTCAGCAGTTGTACGGCGAGGAGGAACAACGCCTTGagaaacagaagaaaggggGCCAGAACGCACAGGGTGGGACAATGTGGCCGCCAATCAATATTAATGTCCTCCCGTCACAGTCATCTCATCCCTCGCAGATGTACAGTAACGCGTCTCCGAGTGTCACTTGTGGGCCTATTGATATACCGGGCCCGCTTGACACAGCGATCGATGAGTACACGGCTTGGCAAAAATCCCGTGTGAGTCGTGATTCTTTCAAGGAGCAGATGGACATAGCCCGCAATGTGGCATTGGAGAACTGTCTGGATCTGAGACAGATCCATAAGGATCAGGACTCAGGGTTTTTCGTCAGCCAAGGCGTGAAAGTTGGTGCTGCTCGCCGATTTGTTAGTGAGATCAGAAGCTGGCTTGAAGAACGTGGGAATAGAAGAGACTCTGAAGATAGCCTGGACTAA
- a CDS encoding cell division protein ZapB gives MPKSEPRAGIRARTRQTESRSTASDQRSIQRLEPVMRSPQQPARSLRRPPILPQVSGSGSRDPPSAPSLKYHEACLATVETLEREIEALQRDKEALSKRVGSVESEVQELLNEQHQWRQQLPERRATQQLMHEMQHTVASWHQRLRSPAGLPEKADPAAVTTALPAMIAVPDMWNTQEDGGGAFDNDHGIEPDSGDFTQLLQS, from the exons ATGCCAAAGTCAGAACCGCGGGCGGGCATCCGCGCACGCACCCGGCAGACCGAGAGTCGCAGTACCGCTTCCGACCAACGATCTATCCAAAGACTGGAGCCCGTAATGcgttctccccagcagcctgcGCGCTCCCTTAGACGTCCACCCATC CTACCACAGgtatctggttctggttctcgagaccctccttctgccCCATCGCTGAAGTATCACGAGGCATGTTTGGCTACGGTCGAAACACTGGAGCGGGAGATTGAAGCGTTGCAGAGAGACAAAGAGGCCCTGTCGAAGCGCGTTGGAAGCGTCGAAAGTGAGGTCCAGGAATTGTTGAACGAACAGCATCAGTGGAGACAACAGCTGCCTGAGCGGCGCGCGACTCAACAACTGATGCACgaaatgcagcataccgTTGCGAGTTGGCACCAACGGCTTCGCAGCCCGGCTGGTTTACCAGAAAAGGCGGATCCTGCCGCCGTGACGACTGCTCTACCGGCAATGATAGCGGTGCCGGATATGTGGAATACTcaggaggatggagggggtgCATTTGACAACGATCATGGCATTGAACCGGACTCCGGTGACTTtacgcagcttcttcaatcctAG
- a CDS encoding uncharacterized protein (COG:S;~EggNog:ENOG410PQ5R) yields the protein MIALWKALSTRRNRARHQHSEDPVYICPLSANLHRVESAAQLASANAYLLRLLYDGNDHIYQADTFSTDVLRLPAPDADHLRYSIPAEELDERETIEEGPAEICLEKILRQFGRDQDKALCLCLHNRTAEAAEIILCSLLWVTSDAVVRGILYDDAAVHLRQLRLWSEFNICCLAVWQKQKDLTQASMTANIPLPDPCLSISQIETFGAELIAICDRIEKHGLVDYEVGVWEEEILSSKVTRQVIRCLRC from the exons atgattgCGCTATGGAAGGCTCTCAGCACACGAAGGAATCGTGCGCGACATCAACATAGCGAGGATCCTGTCTACATATGCCCACTCTCTGCCAATCTGCACCGCGTCG AATCCGCCGCTCAGTTGGCCTCAGCTAATGCTTACCTTCTCAGGTTGTTGTACGACGGGAACGACCACATTTACCAAGCTGATACCTTTTCCACGGACGTTTTACGCCTTCCCGCCCCAGATGCTGACCACCTGAGGTATTCAATCCCAGCAGAAGAGCTCGACGAACGGGAGACGATAGAAGAGGGTCCGGCCGAAATCTGCTTGGAAAAGATCCTGAGGCAATTCGGCAGGGATCAGGATAAAGCTCTCTGTCTGTGTCTTCACAACCGAACCGCCGAGGCAGCAGAGATCATTTTATGTTCTCTCCTCTGGGTTACCAGTGATGCAGTAGTGCGCG GCATTCTGTACGACGACGCTGCGGTTCATCTCAGGCAACTCAGGCTCTGGAGCGAGTTCAATATCTGCTGTCTTGCAGTCTGGCAGAAGCAAAAGGATTTGACTCAGGCTTCGATGACGGCGAACATCCCTCTTCCCGACCCATGTCTGAGCATTTCACAAATAGAAACATTTGGTGCGGAGCTGATTGCTATCTGTGACAGGATAGAAAAGCATGGACTAGTGGACTATGAGGTCGGggtctgggaagaagagattctcTCCAGTAAGGTCACCCGTCAGGTTATACGCTGCTTGCGTTGCTGA
- a CDS encoding RNase H1/viroplasmin domain-containing protein (InterPro:IPR009027,IPR011320,IPR037056;~PFAM:PF01693), with product MLCKAMPRKNNEYYAVLTGRIDEPTIFSSWGDAHPRVTGCRSDHEAFENLLEAQNFMEKNGVKQPKLVIKEGAGETTPLLGKEAFYAVANGRNPGIYPYYHGKTKPEVDRFDGACHKHFRTHSQAEAFIEDWKNSYADVCRREIKAKLDQGFRPPNMKLRFDILQANAEYDISEDITKMTEKLMVKSE from the exons ATGCTTTGCAAGGCAATGCCACGTAAGAACAATGAATATTATGCTGTTCTTACTGGACGAATTGATGAGCCGACAATATTCTCATCGTG GGGCGATGCACACCCTCGCGTGACTGGATGCAGGTCAGACCACGAGGCCTTTGAAAATCTTCTAGAAGCACAAAATTTCATGGAGAAAAATGGAGTCAAGCAGCCTAAACTAGTAATCAAGGAAGGGGCCGGAGAAACTACACCATTACTAGGGAAGGAAGCCTTTTACGCAGTTGCCAATGGTAGAAACCCGGGAATTTACCCCTACTATCA TGGGAAAACGAAGCCAGAGGTTGATCGATTCGATGGTGCTTGTCATAAGCACTTTAGAACACATTCCCAGGCAGAAGCTTTTATTGAAGATTGGAAAAATTCCTATGCTGACGTTTGCCGGAGAGAGATAAAAGCAAAGCTAGATCAAGGATTCAGGCCGCCAAATATGAAACTGAGGTTCGATATCTTGCAAGCAAATGCCGAATACGATATAAGCGAAGATATTACAAAGATGACCGAGAAGCTGATGGTGAAGAGTGAATAG
- a CDS encoding uncharacterized protein (COG:S;~EggNog:ENOG410Q266), whose translation MAPPLPKEALSKDEKVASIGLAAEAFRPLMRELQQLDDQNPVLAEQAARLVALFRRLWESYVAQHAESSRLEKEISQMQIAHACLVDENTQLNRRCQDEEARLCHFRAAIQKLRKGVIDVFEKWENFQMTEAPAAGGADGPTQEEENVAVIVSAVHAQGDQGTSASQ comes from the coding sequence ATGGCACCGCCACTTCCCAAGGAAGCGCTGTCaaaagatgagaaggtcgctTCCATTGGCCTGGCCGCCGAGGCATTCCGGCCCCTGATGCGCgagttgcagcagctggatgatCAAAACCCAGTCCTTGCAGAGCAAGCCGCGCGACTGGTGGCCCTCTTCCGGCGCCTCTGGGAATCGTACGTCGCGCAGCATGCCGAGAGCTCGCGCCTCGAGAAGGAAATCAGTCAGATGCAGATCGCCCACGCCTGCCTTGTCGACGAAAACACCCAGTTGAACCGTCGCTgccaggacgaggaggccCGCTTGTGCCACTTTCGAGCAGCGATCCAAAAATTACGGAAAGGTGTGATTGACGTGTTTGAAAAGTGGGAGAATTTCCAGATGACGGAAGCTCCGGCAGCGGGCGGTGCGGACGGACCgacgcaggaggaggagaacgtgGCAGTCATTGTGTCCGCCGTGCATGCCCAAGGGGACCAAGGCACCAGCGCTTCACAATAG
- a CDS encoding uncharacterized protein (COG:S;~EggNog:ENOG410PMQ1;~InterPro:IPR012337,IPR038717,IPR025959,IPR009057;~PFAM:PF13358,PF13592), translated as MAPNLPQSTLDLIHDMIVDGKLSLSQMAANAGCSKPTIIAIRSNLRMFGSVRAPPVKSGRPRRLTTAMMDALCDHLLEKPGLYLPEMQVFLLDEFSLHVSTSTISNALHRKGWSKKIARQKAKERNADLRDEYFHDIAEFRSYQLIFVDESGCDKRIGFRRTGWSPLGITPVQVSKFHRDQRYQILPAYTQDGILLSRVFQGSTDGLWFEDFIEELLQHCQPYPAAKSIIVMDNASIHRSGRIQDMCLKVGVKLIYLPPYSPDLNPIEEFFAELKGFIRQHWQTYEDNRDQGFASFLEWCVDKVGAKEQSARGHFRHAGLTIEEP; from the coding sequence ATGGCACCTAACTTACCCCAATCTACGCTTGACCTTATCCATGATATGATCGTCGATGGAAAGCTCTCTTTGTCCCAGATGGCTGCAAATGCCGGCTGCAGCAAGCCTACAATCATTGCTATTCGCTCTAATCTTCGCATGTTCGGCAGTGTCAGAGCACCACCGGTCAAAAGTGGACGTCCACGTCGTCTTACAACGGCGATGATGGACGCTCTTTGTGACCACTTACTGGAAAAGCCTGGTCTATATCTTCCCGAAATGCAGGTTTTTTTGCTAGACGAATTCAGTCTGCATGTCTCAACTTCTACTATTAGCAATGCGCTTCATCGCAAAGGATGGTCGAAAAAGATAGCGCgacaaaaagcaaaagagcGAAATGCCGATTTACGTGATGAATATTTCCACGATATTGCGGAATTCCGATCGTATCAGCTTATATTCGTTGACGAATCCGGATGTGATAAACGGATAGGCTTTCGGAGAACAGGCTGGTCGCCCCTGGGTATAACCCCAGTCCAGGTATCAAAATTCCATCGCGATCAGCGATACCAGATACTTCCAGCGTACACCCAAGATggtattcttctttctcgtGTGTTCCAGGGCTCCACTGATGGCTTGTGGTTTGAGGATTTTATTGAGGAACTTCTTCAGCATTGCCAACCATACCCGGCCGCTAAGTCAATTATCGTCATGGATAATGCCTCTATTCATCGATCTGGACGGATACAGGATATGTGTTTGAAAGTGGGCGTCAAATTGATATATTTACCACCATATTCGCCAGATTTGAATCCAATTGAAGAGTTCTTTGCCGAGCTAAAAGGATTCATCCGACAACATTGGCAGACATATGAAGATAATCGCGACCAGGGTTTTGCTTCCTTTCTTGAATGGTGTGTGGACAAGGTCGGTGCCAAAGAACAGAGTGCTAGAGGGCATTTCAGGCACGCAGGTCTAACAATAGAAGAGCCATAG